CCTGGCTCGCCTCGCTTTGGCTAGCTTATTGCATACGGACACGAGCATCACCGCGACAACCCCGGTTGAGTCGCCCGAAGAATACCGCTCCATTGACGAAATCAAGGCGCTGGCACGCGAGAAACATCCGGGACTTAGGCAGTTGCGTACTGAGCGCAAGCGCAGTCAGGCCGCCGTCAGTGCCGCCCGTGCGGATTACTTCCCGACGGTTGCCTTGTTCGGTTACAAGGAACTTTATACGAAAGACCTGACCATACTGGAGCCGGAATGGGCTGTGGGTGCGAAGGCTCAGTGGGATTTGTTCAAGGGCGGCGAAACCCGCTCCAAGGTGAGCGGCGCGAAGGCGCTGGACCGTTCGCTGGCCAGTATGGAAGAACAGACTTTGGACAACATCAATTTGCTTGTCGAAAAGCGCTGGCGCGAGATGGAACATGCCAAGAGCCGCTTGATTAGTTTGCAGAAAACACGTGAGTTGGCCGACGAGGCTTTGCGTAGCCAGAACAAGGCTTACGAGGCGGGTCTTGCGACCGGCCTCGATGTAGTGGATGCCGAACTGGCGCTGTCACGTTTGCAGGTGGCCGATTTGAAGGCTCACTATGATGCCGTTATCGCATGGCTCGGCTTGCTCGAGTCTTGCGGCGAGGTTGAGAATGCTGGCACCTTGCTCACGGCTTCTAAGCCGGTGGCTCCTGTGCAACCCGCTGCGCCTGTTGTGGATTCTGCGGCGACTGCCGCGCCTGCTCCTGCGCCGGTTTCACCGGCACCTGCCGCTGCGGATTCTGTTGCCCCCGCGCAAGTGCCTGCTGATTCGGCTGCAACCCCGGCCCCCGCGCCGGCAAAGGAATCTTCTGAACAAGGAACCGCGGGAACGGTTCCCGAGAACAAGGAGAATAAACAATGATCAATGCGTTGAAATTCTTTGGCAAGATGGTTATCGTGCTGTCGCTGGGTGCGCTGGTCGTGCTGGGCGTTGTCCAGCTCAAGAAGTTTGCCACCGAACCTCGCGAGCAGTTCTTGCAGGGGCAGATGGAAGCAAGGCGCGTCCTTGTCTCGGGTAAGATCCCCGGACGCCTTGAGGCGCTGTTTGTGCGCGAAGGGGATTTCGTGTACAAAGATTCCCTCGTGGCGATTATCAGCAGCCCCGAAATAGAGGCGAAGAAAATCCAGGCCGAAGGTGCGCTTGGCGCCGCGAAGGCCCAGGCGAACAAGGCCCGCAATGGTGCCCGCAGCGAAGATATCACCGCGCTCAAGGCAATGGCCGACCGCGCTCAGGATGCCGCGACGCTTGCGAAGAACACATACGACCGCGTGCAGAAACTTTATGACGAGGGCGTGCTCCCGCTCCAGAAACGCGACGAAGCCGAAACCCAGATGAAGGCGAGCCAGTCTGCCGCTGATGCCGCGAAGGCGCAGTACGACCAGGCCGTGGCCGGTGCCCGCAGCGAAGACAAGGCGGCTGCGAACGCCCTTGTGATGCAGGCCCGCGGTGCCTCGGCCGAAGTCGACGCCTACCTCGAAGAAACCAAGATTCGTTCCCCGATTACGGGCGAAGTTTCGCTCAAGCTTGCCGAAGAAGGCGAGGTTGTCGGCTCGGGTATGCCTGTGGTGGCCGTGACGGATTTGGACGACGCCTGGGCGGTGTTCCACCTCCGCGAAGATTTCTTGAAGAACGTGTCCAAAGGCAAGCGTTTTGTGACCCACATCCCGGCACTCGACAGCGATGTCGAAATGGAAGTGAGCTACATTGCCTCCGTGGGCGACTACGCTACGTGGCGCAGCAGCAAGGAAAGCGGCGGCTTTGACCTCAAGACGTTCGAAGTGCGTTTGCGCCCCACGCAAAAGGTTGACAACTTGCGCCCGGGCATGAGCGTCCTCCTTTCGGCGGAAGCTATTCGATAACGGAGGCTTGCCGTGCTGTTGCAGGGATTCCTGAAAACGGTCCGGAAAATCTATTTCAGCCACAATCTGGTTTTGTGGCTGATTCTCCTCGTGTTGCCTGTCGGGGTTTCGGTCTTTATGCTGGGCCTGTTCTCCTCGCAAATTGTGCAGCATGTGCCTATCGGCATTGTTCGCCAGGATGACAGCCACTTGGCCGACCGCCTGGAATCTAAGTTGCGTTCCAGCCCCGTTCTGGACGTGAAGATGATTTGCCACGACATGAGCGAGTGCGAGCATGCTGTCATTCGTGGTGACCTTCAGGGGTTCCTTGTGCTCCCCAACGATTTGGAACGCCGTGCGCTAAGGTTCGAAAGCCCGGTCATCCCGGTTTATTCGAGCGGCCAGAACTACTTGATCAACATGTTCGCAACCAAGGAAATCCGTGCGGTACTTTCGGCGGCTGGGAGCGAAATGTTTACGGCCCAGATGGACGATCCCGTGAAAACGGAAATCCATTCCGTGGGCAACATCGCCGGGAACTACCAGGGATTCCTCGGGCTCGGTCTTGTGACGGCGCTGTTCCACCTTGCGGCGATGATTGTCGGCGTGTACGTGGCATCGTATCCGCTCCGCGACCACCGCGTGAGGGAAATGCTCGGCTATGCACGCGGCTCCCGGTTTACGCTGTGGCTTGCGAGCATGCTCCCCATGAACATCGTGCTTTGGCTGGGCATGATTGGTTGCTACGCTTATTGCCACCGTGTTCTCGCTCCGTTAACTCTTGATGAATTTGTCATGACTGCTGCCGCGCAACTGTTCATGATTCTCGCATGTTCTGGTGCTGGATTTGTATTTGTCGGTGTGGTGGGCGTGATGAGAATTGCCACAGGTGCCGCAGGCGTTATTGGTAGCCCTGCTTTTGCTTTTGCAGGCCAGACGTTCCCCGTGATGTCCATGCCCTTAGCTGTGCGCTGTTTTGCCTTTGTGCTTCCGCTGACGCATGCACTCAAGATTCAGTCGATGATGCTCTTGGGCGATGTCGGCATGGGCCCTGCATGGGATGTGCTGAAAATTCTTATCGGGATGGCTCTGTTCTGGAACCTTCTCGGTGCATTCCTCATGTTCATGCGGTGGAAGCAGTTCCAGCGTAGGGAAGTTGAGTACGAGGAAAAACAGCTGGCTGCATCGGAGGCGCGCACATGATCCGTCGCCTTTGGAAAGTGGCTTTTGCCGAATGGAAGTTGATGTACACGGACCCGGCCGCGGTGCTTTTGCTTGTGGTGGCGGGTGTCCTGTACGCCTTTTATTATCCGACGCCCTATATTCACCAGACCGTGACGAAGGTCCCTGTTGCCATCGTGGATATGGACAATACGGCGATGTCCCGCGACCTTATCCGCATGGCCTCGGCGGCGCAGCAAATCGAGGTGAAGGCTATTTATCCCGAAATGCTCCAGGCCGAAGAATCCATGTCCCGCGACGAAATCTACGGCTTCATGGTTATCCCGGAGAACATGGAAAAGGATATCCGTAACCGCAGACAGGTGTCGGTGAACATCTTTACGAATGGCGCCTACGTGATGTTGCATGGCGCTATAGGTACGGCGTTCTCCACATGCGCCCTGACGTTGGGTGCGACGAACAAGGTCAAACAGATTGCGATTTCCAAGAAGGTCCCGTCGGCGCAGGCCATTGCCATGCGCGACCCGTTCCCCATCAGCATCCAGACGTTGTTCAATAGCACGGGCGGTTATGCCAATTACGTGGTGCCCAGCGTGCTCGTGGTGATTTTGCAGCAGTCGCTCATTATCGGGATTTGCGTATTGGGCGGTTCCCGTGCGCATCGCCGTTTCCGCAAAAAGTTGCGCGACAGTACGGTCGAAAACGAGACCTTGCCTTACCGGTATTTTGGACGCTCGTTGGCTTACTTTATTCATTATTGCTCGTTTATTCTCTTCTATCATTGCATTATCTACAACCTCTTCGATTTCCCGAGACGCGGCGAGCTGTTCCCGATGGTCGTTTTCTCGGTCGTGTTCCTTGCGTCTACAATCAATCTGGGAATGGTCGTGTCGCAGGTGTTCTTGCGTCGCGAATCCAGCATGCAGTTGTTCCTGTATCTTTCCATCCCGATATTGTTCCTTGCAAACTTCAGCTGGCCCAGCTACCTGATTCCTTCTTGGATGGCTGCGGTTTCGTACATTCTGCCGAGTACGTTTGCCGTGCCGGCCTGGCTCTCGATTGAGCAGATGGGAGGCGATATATACGACGTGGCTCCCCGGCTGTACTTGCTTGCCGTGCAGGCTGTCGTGTACCTTGTGCTCGGGCTTTTGCTGACTCGTGCCCGCGACAAAGCGAAACTCGACATCGGCGATATGTGATTTGAGGGATTAGAGGCTAGAGAATAGAGGCTACCTTTGACCACTTAGTGCTTTAGCACTTATGTGGGCATGGCCACCTTTAGGTGGGTGAAAAGAATCACGCACTTCGTGCGTCAATAACAGACGGCAAAGCCGTGATATTTCTCCCTAGCCCCTAGCCCCTAGATCCTACTCCCTTTTTTTGTATATTATGTCCTGAGGTAGATATATGTACTTTGATCCTTTATACATGATGATTCTCCTGGTGACGCTGGCCCTGTCCGGTGGAGTCTCCATGCTTGTCAAGTCCCGTTTTGCTGCGGGCCAGAAAGTGAACATTTCCAGCGGCCTCACCGGTGCCGACGTGGCGAAGGCTATCCTCATGGATGCGGGTATTACCGACGTGCAGGTGCTTGTGCATCATGGGTTCCTCTCGGACCATTACAATCCGCTGAACAAAACGCTCAACCTCTCGAAAGAAGTTTATTACGGCCGTAACGCAAGTGCCGCGGGTGTCGCCGCGCACGAGGTGGGTCACGCTATCCAGCATGCGCAGGGCTACTTCCCGATGTGGTTGCGTTCCGCCATTGTCCCGGTTGCAAACATCGGTAGCAATCTCGGCCCGTGGCTCGTGATTATCGGTATTGTGTTGATGAGTGCCGGCCGTGCGCTGGGCTATTCCCTCGCATTGGTGGGTGTTATCCTCTTTGCCGCCGCGACGCTCTTTACGCTCGTGACCGTGCCGGTGGAATTCGATGCATCCTCCCGTGCCAAGAAGGCGCTTGCCCGTATGGACGTGGTTGCACAAGGCAAGGAGTACAATACGGTTTCTGGAGTGCTTTTTGCCGCAGGCCTCACTTACGTGGCCGCTGCGATATCTTCCATTCTGCAATTGCTCTACTGGGCGTACCGTGCTGGCCTTATTGGCGGGCGCAGGGACTAGGAGGCTTTATGGCTGTAAGGACGCTGACCGTAGAATGCCCCATGTGCAAGGGCGAACTCGTTGTCGATGCCGACACGGGCGAGGTGCTCTCTCACAAGGAATACAAGAAAGAAGTCAAGTCTTTTGACGAATTCCTCAAGAGCCAAAAGAACCGCGCTGCCGAGCTGGATGCGCTCTTTGCCGCGGGCAAGGAGAAGGACAAACAGCGTGCAGCCATCGCCGAAAAGAAATTCGAGGCCGCAAAGCAGAACAAGGACCTGAAGGATCCTCCGCCCACGATTAACTGGGATTGATTTCTTACGTTTCGTCTGCCGGTTGTTCTCCGGCATAATACGCCTGGGCCTTCTTGATGAAGGCCTCGATTTCTTCTTCCGTCATGGGCGTTTCTGCTGACGGTTCTTCGACGGCTTCGTCTACCGGTTCTGCGGGAGTTTCTTCCGGCGTTTCGGAAGGTGTTGCAGATTCGTCCGCAGCGGCGGTTGTCTCGGCGTTAGCTGTTTCGGCGGTTTGTTCAACAGGCGTTTCTGTTGGCTGTTCTGCTGCAGTGTCGGTGGTTGCTTGCTGTGCGGGGGCTGCTGCTCCCTGCTCGTCGTCATCGGCATCGCCGAACGGATTTTCCTGCACTTCCGAAATATCTTCGCGGCCTTCGAGCATGGCGGTGAGGTCGTCTTCGGTCACGTTCCTGCCACGCGAGGTCCACAGCACGGCTTCGCGCATCACGGCGGCAATATCGCCCACGTTGCCCTGCTGGCTGCGGGCGAGCGCCTGGCTGCGCAGGGCCTCCACAAGCCCCGGCTTGACTTCGGGATCCTTCGAGAAGAACACCGTCTCGCGGGCCATTTCTTCGGCGTAGTCGGGGTTGTTCTTTTTGCGGTAAATCCAGATGGGGCCGAAGAGTTCGCTTTGGCGGAACACGAGTTCGTCGGTCTTGATCATTTCGAGCATGGCCATGAAGGTCACGGCGGCCACGATGGGGTGGCTGTCGTTGTCGAGCAGGTCCTCGAAAAGGGCGCGCCCGTTGACGCTCAGGTAGTTGTTGATGGCCTGTTGGCGGTCCTGGATGGTCACGTAGTCCAGTTCGATATGGTGGATGGTCTCCGAAATCTTTGTCTTCAGGCTCTTTTGGTAAGCGCGGAAAAGCTGCCAGATGTTCGCGTCGGCAAGGGTGTCGTCTTCGTTCTGGGTCTTTTCG
This genomic window from uncultured Fibrobacter sp. contains:
- a CDS encoding TolC family protein, whose protein sequence is MKLRFTFLVFVSVAAMAAPLSLQDALNMAKSGNSQIKAERAKVEMAESGKDEARSRFMPTVSLSAGVTKINDPINIDLNEIRSGIISVHGAEAYQNYYRTGYDAAYERATGAGMPDEMADPMARGVGDSVGNLAKMKTESSLDSALPDFKKRVQDDVFFNARLSVVWPIFTGLKIYSAYDAAKENVTARKAEFDMAQNAILMDVATRYFSLRLAEELTLLRETTKRNLEGHLERSKKLEEGGQISKAERLRAEVALAEAQNALEDAMRDQTLARLALASLLHTDTSITATTPVESPEEYRSIDEIKALAREKHPGLRQLRTERKRSQAAVSAARADYFPTVALFGYKELYTKDLTILEPEWAVGAKAQWDLFKGGETRSKVSGAKALDRSLASMEEQTLDNINLLVEKRWREMEHAKSRLISLQKTRELADEALRSQNKAYEAGLATGLDVVDAELALSRLQVADLKAHYDAVIAWLGLLESCGEVENAGTLLTASKPVAPVQPAAPVVDSAATAAPAPAPVSPAPAAADSVAPAQVPADSAATPAPAPAKESSEQGTAGTVPENKENKQ
- a CDS encoding efflux RND transporter periplasmic adaptor subunit produces the protein MINALKFFGKMVIVLSLGALVVLGVVQLKKFATEPREQFLQGQMEARRVLVSGKIPGRLEALFVREGDFVYKDSLVAIISSPEIEAKKIQAEGALGAAKAQANKARNGARSEDITALKAMADRAQDAATLAKNTYDRVQKLYDEGVLPLQKRDEAETQMKASQSAADAAKAQYDQAVAGARSEDKAAANALVMQARGASAEVDAYLEETKIRSPITGEVSLKLAEEGEVVGSGMPVVAVTDLDDAWAVFHLREDFLKNVSKGKRFVTHIPALDSDVEMEVSYIASVGDYATWRSSKESGGFDLKTFEVRLRPTQKVDNLRPGMSVLLSAEAIR
- a CDS encoding ABC transporter permease is translated as MLLQGFLKTVRKIYFSHNLVLWLILLVLPVGVSVFMLGLFSSQIVQHVPIGIVRQDDSHLADRLESKLRSSPVLDVKMICHDMSECEHAVIRGDLQGFLVLPNDLERRALRFESPVIPVYSSGQNYLINMFATKEIRAVLSAAGSEMFTAQMDDPVKTEIHSVGNIAGNYQGFLGLGLVTALFHLAAMIVGVYVASYPLRDHRVREMLGYARGSRFTLWLASMLPMNIVLWLGMIGCYAYCHRVLAPLTLDEFVMTAAAQLFMILACSGAGFVFVGVVGVMRIATGAAGVIGSPAFAFAGQTFPVMSMPLAVRCFAFVLPLTHALKIQSMMLLGDVGMGPAWDVLKILIGMALFWNLLGAFLMFMRWKQFQRREVEYEEKQLAASEART
- a CDS encoding ABC transporter permease translates to MIRRLWKVAFAEWKLMYTDPAAVLLLVVAGVLYAFYYPTPYIHQTVTKVPVAIVDMDNTAMSRDLIRMASAAQQIEVKAIYPEMLQAEESMSRDEIYGFMVIPENMEKDIRNRRQVSVNIFTNGAYVMLHGAIGTAFSTCALTLGATNKVKQIAISKKVPSAQAIAMRDPFPISIQTLFNSTGGYANYVVPSVLVVILQQSLIIGICVLGGSRAHRRFRKKLRDSTVENETLPYRYFGRSLAYFIHYCSFILFYHCIIYNLFDFPRRGELFPMVVFSVVFLASTINLGMVVSQVFLRRESSMQLFLYLSIPILFLANFSWPSYLIPSWMAAVSYILPSTFAVPAWLSIEQMGGDIYDVAPRLYLLAVQAVVYLVLGLLLTRARDKAKLDIGDM
- a CDS encoding zinc metallopeptidase, which encodes MMILLVTLALSGGVSMLVKSRFAAGQKVNISSGLTGADVAKAILMDAGITDVQVLVHHGFLSDHYNPLNKTLNLSKEVYYGRNASAAGVAAHEVGHAIQHAQGYFPMWLRSAIVPVANIGSNLGPWLVIIGIVLMSAGRALGYSLALVGVILFAAATLFTLVTVPVEFDASSRAKKALARMDVVAQGKEYNTVSGVLFAAGLTYVAAAISSILQLLYWAYRAGLIGGRRD
- a CDS encoding segregation/condensation protein A; this translates as MTEIEEQEDYEVNIGSFNGPMDLLVYLVQKKEMALDKIPIAEIADDFAKWVEAYSGMDLSKAGDFLCMASRLMALKVQELLPAEERDPELVEAYNEDREQLMKEMLEYQRYKQVASGLQEMESKNFGTFSRGRLEKTQNEDDTLADANIWQLFRAYQKSLKTKISETIHHIELDYVTIQDRQQAINNYLSVNGRALFEDLLDNDSHPIVAAVTFMAMLEMIKTDELVFRQSELFGPIWIYRKKNNPDYAEEMARETVFFSKDPEVKPGLVEALRSQALARSQQGNVGDIAAVMREAVLWTSRGRNVTEDDLTAMLEGREDISEVQENPFGDADDDEQGAAAPAQQATTDTAAEQPTETPVEQTAETANAETTAAADESATPSETPEETPAEPVDEAVEEPSAETPMTEEEIEAFIKKAQAYYAGEQPADET